Proteins encoded together in one Triticum dicoccoides isolate Atlit2015 ecotype Zavitan chromosome 7B, WEW_v2.0, whole genome shotgun sequence window:
- the LOC119341015 gene encoding probable carboxylesterase 8 translates to MSAIPLAKAVVAPSVQETKQSREEPMGDLMVADVAAAARPPPSKSDNLFMQIAVHPDGAVTRPVVPTIPASDAGSGAAVFSRDVPLNTSLGTYIRLYLPNPVPPSTKLPVILYFHGGGFVVFNADTAFYHTSCEAMAAAVPAIVASLDYRLAPEHRLPAAYDDAVAAVMWLRDVAPQDPWIAAHGDIARCFVMGSSSGGNMAFNAGVRTKGIDLSPAAVRGLLLHQPYLGGVERTPSEERSEDDFMVPLEANDKLWSLALPLGADRDHEFSNPEKAVAQEAVVGLPRCLVSGSDGDPLIDRQRGFATWLRDSGVEVVAKTDGSGFHAAELFVQEKAEEMFALVRDFVSADRDA, encoded by the coding sequence ATGTCCGCCATCCCACTCGCCAAAGCTGTAGTCGCACCGAGTGTGCAAGAGACAAAGCAAAGCCGCGAGGAACCCATGGGCGATCTCATGGTCGCGGACGTTGCTGCGGCTGCGCGGCCGCCGCCGTCCAAGTCAGACAACCTCTTCATGCAGATCGCCGTCCACCCGGACGGCGCCGTCACGCGGCCCGTCGTCCCCACCATCCCGGCTTCCGACGCCGGCAGCGGGGCGGCCGTCTTCAGCAGGGACGTGCCCCTCAACACCTCTCTTGGCACGTACATCCGGCTATACCTGCCCAACCCCGTCCCGCCGTCGACGAAGCTCCCCGTCATCCTCTACTTCCACGGCGGCGGCTTCGTTGTCTTCAACGCCGACACCGCCTTCTACCACACCTCctgcgaggccatggcggcggccgtACCGGCCATCGTCGCCTCCCTCGACTACCGCCTCGCGCCCGAGCACCGCCTGCCCGCCGCCTATGACGACGCCGTCGCGGCCGTGATGTGGCTCCGTGACGTGGCACCCCAGGACCCCTGGATCGCCGCGCATGGCGACATCGCCCGGTGCTTCGTCATGGGCAGCAGCTCCGGCGGGAACATGGCGTTCAACGCCGGCGTCCGGACCAAGGGCATCGATCTGAGCCCCGCTGCGGTGCGCGGGCTCCTGCTGCACCAGCCATACCTCGGCGGCGTCGAGCGGACGCCGTCCGAGGAGAGGTCGGAGGACGACTTCATGGTGCCGCTGGAGGCCAACGACAAGCTCTGGAGCCTCGCACTGCCGCTGGGCGCGGACCGCGACCACGAGTTCAGCAATCCGGAAAAGGCGGTGGCACAGGAAGCCGTGGTCGGCCTGCCGCGGTGCCTGGTGTCCGGGAGCGACGGCGACCCGCTGATCGACAGGCAGAGAGGGTTCGCCACGTGGCTGCGGGACAGTGGCGTGGAGGTCGTCGCCAAGACGGACGGCTCCGGGTTCCACGCTGCGGAGCTCTTCGTGCAAGAGAAGGCCGAGGAGATGTTCGCGCTGGTTCGCGATTTCGTATCCGCCGACCGCGATGCTTGA